Proteins encoded in a region of the Panthera tigris isolate Pti1 chromosome B2, P.tigris_Pti1_mat1.1, whole genome shotgun sequence genome:
- the FUT9 gene encoding 4-galactosyl-N-acetylglucosaminide 3-alpha-L-fucosyltransferase 9 has product MKSYGPVNLSLAFEVIDHHLPHFNEKIMTSASKGILRPFLIVCIILGCFMACLLIYIKPTNSWIFSPMESASSVLKMKNFFSTKTDYFNETTILIWVWPFGQTFDLTSCQTMFNIQGCHLTTDRSLYNKSHAVLIHHRDISWDLTNLPQQARPPFQKWIWMNLESPTHTPQKSGIEHLFNLTLTYRRDSDIQVPYGFLTVSTNPFVFEVPSKEKLVCWVVSNWNPEHARVKYYNELSKSIEIHTYGQAFGEYVNDKNLIPTISTCKFYLSFENSIHKDYITEKLYNAFLAGSVPVVLGPSRENYENYIPADSFIHVEDYNSPSELAKYLKEVDKNNKLYLSYFNWRKDFTVNLPRFWESHACLACDHVKRHQEYKSVGNLEKWFWN; this is encoded by the coding sequence AAAAAATTATGACATCAGCATCCAAAGGAATTCTCCGTCCATTTTTAATTGTCTGCATTATCCTGGGTTGTTTCATGGCATGTCTGCTCATTTACATCAAGCCCACCAACAGCTGGATCTTCAGTCCAATGGAGTCAGCCAGCTCAgtgctgaaaatgaaaaacttcttcTCCACCAAAACtgattattttaatgaaactaCTATCCTGATTTGGGTGTGGCCATTTGGGCAGACCTTTGACCTTACATCTTGCCAAACAATGTTCAACATCCAAGGATGCCATCTTACCACAGACCGTTCCCTATACAACAAATCTCATGCAGTTCTGATCCATCACCGAGACATCAGTTGGGATCTGACTAACTTGCCTCAGCAGGCTAGGCCACCCTTCCAGAAATGGATTTGGATGAATTTGGAATCACCAACCCACACGCCCCAGAAGAGTGGCATTGAGCACCTGTTCAACTTGACTCTGACTTACCGCCGTGACTCAGATATCCAAGTGCCTTATGGCTTCTTGACGGTGAGCACAAACCCCTTCGTGTTTGAAGTGCCAAGCAAAGAGAAGTTAGTGTGCTGGGTTGTAAGTAACTGGAATCCTGAGCATGCGAGGGTCAAGTATTACAATGAGCTGAGCAAAAGCATTGAAATCCATACATACGGGCAAGCATTTGGAGAGTATGTGAATGATAAAAATTTGATTCCTACCATATCTACTTGCAAATTTTATCTGTCTTTTGAAAACTCAATCCACAAAGATTACATCACAGAAAAGCTCTACAATGCTTTTCTAGCCGGCTCTGTCCCTGTTGTTTTGGGGCCGTCTAGGGAAAATTATGAGAATTATATTCCagcagattcattcattcatgtggaaGATTATAACTCTCCCAGTGAGCTCGCAAAATATCTGAAAGAAGTTGACAAAAACAATAAGTTATACCTTAGTTACTTTAACTGGAGGAAGGATTTCACAGTAAACCTTCCACGATTTTGGGAATCACATGCATGCTTGGCTTGTGATCATGTGAAAAGGCATCAAGAATATAAATCTGTGGGTAATTTAGAGAAATGGTTTTGGAATTAA